The Pseudomonas sp. B21-023 genomic interval CGGCGATCCGCCCGGGCATGATCGCCGGCGGCCTGTTCGCCTTCCTGGTGTCCTGGGACGAAGTGGTGCTGAGCGTGATGATGGCCAGCCCCGACCTGCAGACCCTGCCGGTGAAGATGTGGACCACCCTGCGCCAGGACCTGAGCCCGGTAATCGCGGTGGCCTCGACGCTGCTGATCGGCCTGTCCCTGCTTGTGATGTTCATTGCCGCCGCCCTGCGCCGGCGCGCCGAAAACGCCTGACTGCCTGGAGACAATGACAATGAGTGCAGTGATTAAAGACGATACCCGCAACCAGACCCTGGTCAGCCTGCGCGGCCTGAACAAGCACTACGGCGACTTCACTGCCGTGGACAACCTGGACCTTGAGATCCAGGACGGCGAGTTCCTCACCTTCCTCGGCTCCAGCGGCTCGGGCAAGTCCACCACCCTGTCGATGCTGGCCGGCTTCGAGACGCCCAGCAGCGGCGAGATCCTGGTCGACGGCCAGTCGCTGGTCAACGTGCCGCCGCACAAGCGCGACATCGGCATGGTGTTCCAGCGCTACTCGCTGTTCCCGCACCTGAACGTGCGCGACAACATCGGCTTCCCCCTGGCCATCCGCAAACTCGGCGCCGACGAGACCCGCAAGCGCGTGGAGGCCATGCTCAAGCTGGTACGCCTGGAACCCTTCGCCCACCGCAAGCCCTCGCAGATGTCCGGCGGCCAGCAGCAGCGCGTGGCGATCGCCCGGGCGCTGGTGTACGAGCCGCGCATCCTGCTGATGGACGAGCCACTCGGCGCGCTGGACAAGAAGCTGCGCGAAGACCTGCAGGACGAACTGCGCCAGCTGCACCGGCGCCTGGGCATCACCATCGTCTACGTGACCCACGACCAGGAGGAGGCAATGCGCCTGTCCCAGCGCATCGCCATCTTCAGCCATGGCCGCATCGTCGGCCTGGGCACCGGCTACGACCTCTACCAGAACCCGCCGAATGCCTTCGTCGCCTCGTTCCTGGGCAACTCCAACTTCCTGCGCTTCACTGCCAGCGGCAACGGCGGCGGACACTTCGAGGGCCAGCCGGTGGCGGTGCGCCTGACCCCGGGCCTGGCCAACGCCCAGGAAGCGTTGATCATGGTGCGCCCGGAGAAGGCCCAGGCGCTGACCGTCGAGCAGGCCGCGCGCGAACCCTTGCCGGCAGGCTGGAACGAAGTCAGCGCCACGGTCGCCGAGCTGCTGTTCCTCGGCGAAAGCCAGACCTGCCACGTGGTCACCCAGGGCGGCACGGAGCTGACGGTCAAGGCGCTGTCCGCCGCGGGCATGCCCATGCAGCCGGGCGACCAGGTCAGGGTGCGCTGGGCCGTGGCGGATGCGTGCGTCTACACCGACTGGGCCGAGAGCGACCTGAGCAAGGGCGCCGGGGCGCATTGAGCCAACCAGGGGCCGTAGCGCGGCCCCTCACAGCAACAGGTTGCCCCGCTCCTCCTCGGTCAATTGCGCCTTGGCCCGCTCATCCAGCGCCCCCGCGCCCAGTACCTGCACTGGGCTCTGGCGGTTGTACTGCGGATTAAGGCTCGCCCCGTCCTGCCCCGGCACCAGCCGCTCGCCACCGAAGCCCAGCACCTGCACGGTGATCACCGATGGCTGGCGCTGACGCGACGCGGCCTGTTGCTGGCGGCCCGCCTCCTCGGCCGCCTGGCTCGCCGACGACGCCGCGGCGCTGGCCGAAGCGATCGCCCCGGTGTTCACCGCGGCCACCACCGGCATGCCCTTGGCATCGCCCTGCACCTGGATGTTGGCAGCGTTGACCACCTGCAGCGCGGCGATGTTGACGTTGCCCGACACGCGGATCCCCGCCTCGCCGGCATCGATGGTGCCCAACGGTGCGATCAGGTCGATATCCCCCGGCGCCACCTCGGCAATCGGGTTGAGCGTGGCAATGCCAGCACCGGTGCTCGGCACGCTCGGCGCCAGGCCGACGTTACCCCACAGGTCGTAGGTGCGCTTGGGCGGCGTGTACACCACGGTGGTCTTCGAGCCGCGGCCGGCGTTGATGTCGCCCTGGGCCGACCAGCCGAGGATCGAGCCGCCGAAGGTGGTCATGATCCGGCTCTGGCCGAGCAGGATGCTGCCCTGGGAGTACAGCTGGATGTCGCCGCTGCCCTGGGTGATCACCCCGGCGGTGGACGGCGGCGCTTCGCCCTCGATGCCGAACACCTGCTGGCCACCTGGGGTCAGCACCTGGATGCCGCCGCCGAAATCGGTGTGGATGCCCGCGCCGCCGTAGAAGGTGGCGCTGCCGTCGTAGCGGATCGGATTGCCGGCCACGTCCTTGTCCGGGAACAACGCGGCGATCGCCTGGCGACCGCGCAGGTAGCTGCCGGTACGCGGGCCGTTGACGTCGTTGTACTCGCGCCCGCCTTCACGCAGCTCGCTGAAGTAGACCTGGCGGGCGAAGATGCGCTGCTGCTCGGCGGGCAAGGCGGCAAAGTAGGCGCGGTTGTCGGCGCTGTCGCCGCTGAAGCCGAAGCGTTCGCGCAGCCAGGCCTGCAGCTCCAGGTCATAGCGCTTGAACACGTTGTCCGCCTGGCCGCTGTCGGCGGGCTGCTCCGCACCGAGGTAGCGCTCGAGCAGACGCTGGTAGTCCGGGCCGGCCTTGCCGGCGCCGACGACGATGGCGATAGCCGCGCCATCGTTGCCGCCACCACTGCCATCGACCCGGCCGATACTGTTGATCGCCGCCTCCTGGTAAGCCGAGCCCACGCCCTGGCCGGACTGGAACAGGTTGCGCCCGGCGACCACCTCCAGCTGGCCGGGCCCGGCAACATTGAAGGTGCTCAGGCGAATGTCGCGCCCGGCGCTGATCAGCGAGACATCCAGGGCATCGCCATGGATGACCAGGTTGCCCGAGGAATAGACGTTACCCTGGTCCCCCGCCACCATGCCCGGCGCGCCGAAGCGCTCGACGCCCAGGGCCTTGCCGGCGTTGACGATGTCGCGCCCGGCCATCACCCGCACCGGCCCCGCGCCCTGATACAGCTTGAGCCCGGTCTGCTGGTACTCGATGATCTCGCCGGTGTTCAAGCCGACGATGTCCCCGGCCAGGGCATAGAAGCGTGCGGGTGTCTGCGGCCGCGACCCGGCCTTGTAGGTGTTCAGGCCATAGGTGAACAGCGGCGACGCATCCAGGCTCGCGGCGATATCCGCGCTCAGGTTGCTGGCCTGGTACACGTACGAGAAGTCCTGGCCAAGCATTGCCGGCCGTTGCGGCGTGGCGATGGCCGAGGTGTCGGTGCCCGCCTGGCTGATCACATAGCCGCCGGCGTAGATCGACTCACCGGCGATCAGTTGCAAAGCGCTGCGCGCCGAAGGTGCGGTCATCAGCGAATAGGCGGAGGTGGCGATGCCACGCTCGCTGGCCGAACTGCCGTAGTACAGGCTGCCGTTGGCCGCCGTCACCCGCAGCGCCGTCGGGTAGAACAGGCGGCCACCGTAGAGCGGCAGGTTACGGCCCGGACGCAGCTCATCGAAGTTCACCGGCGTGACATTGCCGCCCAGGGCGAGCATGTCCACGGCGGTGGTCTCGCGCCACAACGAGAACCAGCTGTTGCCCTGCCCGGCATAGCGCACACCGTTGTCGCCGAGGAAGCCGGTCATGTTGAACTGCGGCACCCGGCCCGGGTCACCGACACCCTGCACGACCAGGTCGCCGCGGCTGTCCAGGCGCACCGCGGCATCA includes:
- a CDS encoding ABC transporter ATP-binding protein; this translates as MSAVIKDDTRNQTLVSLRGLNKHYGDFTAVDNLDLEIQDGEFLTFLGSSGSGKSTTLSMLAGFETPSSGEILVDGQSLVNVPPHKRDIGMVFQRYSLFPHLNVRDNIGFPLAIRKLGADETRKRVEAMLKLVRLEPFAHRKPSQMSGGQQQRVAIARALVYEPRILLMDEPLGALDKKLREDLQDELRQLHRRLGITIVYVTHDQEEAMRLSQRIAIFSHGRIVGLGTGYDLYQNPPNAFVASFLGNSNFLRFTASGNGGGHFEGQPVAVRLTPGLANAQEALIMVRPEKAQALTVEQAAREPLPAGWNEVSATVAELLFLGESQTCHVVTQGGTELTVKALSAAGMPMQPGDQVRVRWAVADACVYTDWAESDLSKGAGAH